The Jiangella sp. DSM 45060 genome contains the following window.
TAGCGCTCAGCCCGTTGCCGATCGTCGCCGTCGTGCTGATGCTGGGCAGTGAGCGCGGCCGGGTGACCGGGCCGGCGTTCCTGGTCGGCTGGCTGCTCGGACTGGCGGTCGCCGGCACCGTCGTGCTGCTGGTCGCGGCGGCCGCCGGACCGGCCGACGACGGCGAGCCGGCGACGTGGGTGGGCTGGCTGAAGCTGGTCCTCGGCATCCTCGTCCTGCTCCTGGCCGTGCGCACCTGGACGCAGCGGCCCTGCGACGACGCCGAGCCGGACCTGCCCGGCTGGATGACGGCGCTGGACTCGTGGTCCGCGGGCAAGTCGCTGGGGCTGGGCGCGCTGCTGTCCGCCGTCAACCCGAAGAACCTCATGCTCACGGTCGCGGCCGCCGCGGCGATCGCGCAGACCGGCATCGACGCCGGCGAGCAGGCCGTCGCGCTGGCGGTGTTCGTGCTGATCGGGGCGCTCGGGCCGGGGCTGCCGGTGCTGCTCGCGTTCGCGCTCGGCGAGCGCGCGGACCGGATGCTGGCCGACCTCAAGACCTGGCTGGCCCGGCACAACGCGGCCGT
Protein-coding sequences here:
- a CDS encoding GAP family protein, whose amino-acid sequence is MGEAIGAVLPLGVGVALSPLPIVAVVLMLGSERGRVTGPAFLVGWLLGLAVAGTVVLLVAAAAGPADDGEPATWVGWLKLVLGILVLLLAVRTWTQRPCDDAEPDLPGWMTALDSWSAGKSLGLGALLSAVNPKNLMLTVAAAAAIAQTGIDAGEQAVALAVFVLIGALGPGLPVLLAFALGERADRMLADLKTWLARHNAAVMTVVLLVIGAKLIGDGIAGLSG